One Chlamydiales bacterium genomic window, CGCAATTTCAATCTCTTGCTTTGGATCTGGGATGGAATATGGATAATCAAAAAGAGAACAACATCCAATATTTAGCATGCGAATGGCTTTTTGAAGTGCCTCAGGAAATGAGCGCCCAATTGCCATGACCTCACCCACACTCTTCATCTCAGATCCAATCGTTCTCTCAGCACGTAGTTTATTTGTATCCCATCGGGGCATCTTTACTACAACATAATCAAGAGCTGGTTCAAAAAAAGCTGAGGTCTCCTTAGTTACAGAATTTTTAATTTCATAGAGTCTATAACCAAGTGCTAATTTTGCAGCGACAAAAGCAAGCGGATACCCTGTTGCTTTTGAAGCAAGTGCACTCGATCGAGAAAGACGGGCATTCACCTCAATCACTCGATAATCTATACGGTTTGGGTGAACAGCATACTGAATATTGCACTCTCCAATAACACCTAAATGACTCACTGTTTTAATCGCGATCTCACGAAGCATGTGATATTCTTGATTATTCAATGTCTGAGAAGGGGCAATCACAATGCTTTCTCCTGTATGAATTCCCATGGGATCAAAGTTTTCCATATTACAGACGGTAATCGTGTTACTATCCCTATCACGCATCACTTCATATTCAATTTCCTTCCATCCAACCAGGTATTCTTCAATTAAAATTTGTGGCGCTTTACTCAACGCCTCAGAAGCAAGAGAGACAAGCTCTGCTTCATTCCTGGCTTTTCCTGATCCTAAACCACCCAAAGAAAAACCAGAGCGTAGCATAAGAGGATATCCAATTTTTTCTGCGCCCAATTTTGCTTCCTCAATTGTCGTTGCAATATGACTAGCTGCTGTTTTAACTCCAATACTATCAAGAGATTCTTTGAAAAGTTTTCTATCTTCTGTAAGACGAATCGTACTGACTGGTGTTCCTAATACCTCAACTCCAAATTGCGCTAAAAATCCACTTGCATCGAGTGCCAAACCTAAATTAAGAGCTGTCTGCCCACCAAAGCTAAGGAGGATGGCATTAGGCTTTTCCTTCTCAATAATCTTTTCAACTGTTGTTGTATTCAGAGGCAATAGATATACCTGATTAGCCATGCCTTGGTCAGTCTGTACAGTGGCAATATTAGGGTTAACCAGAATAATGTAATGACCCTCTTCTTTAAGAGCTTTGATCGCTTGAGAACCTGAGTAATCAAATTCCCCAGCTTGACCAATACGCAAACCTCCTGAACCCAGGACTATAATTCTTTTACTAGACATGCATAAAACCTATCAAAAAACCAACGAGTGTCAGTTGGCCCAGGAGATGCTTCTGGATGGAACTGAACTGTGTAAAAAGGAAGAAAAGCGTGACCAAATCCTTCCACTGATCCATCATTTAAATTTCGAAAAATGATTTTCCAATCTTTTGGCAATGTGTTTTCATTGATTGCAAAGCCATGATTTTGACTGGTAACATAACATTTTCTTGTTTCAAGATTGATACAAGGCTGATTTTGACCCCGATGACCAAATGGGAGCTTATAAGTCTTCGCTCCTGCTGCGAGTGCAAGTAGTTGAGAACCTAAACAAACGCCAAAAATTGGTGTCTTTCTCTCCATCACTTTTTTAAGAATCGCAATCGTCTCAACACATTTAGCAGGATCACCTGGTCCGTTAGAAAGAAAGATGCCATCAAATGTCTCTTCTGAGTAATCATAATTGTAGGGAACTCGGATAATTTCAATAGGGAATTTTTGAAGATAAAAGATCATACTATCTTTCATTCCACAATCTACTGCAATAACGCGCTTTTTCCCTTTTCCATAAAAAATTTTATTCGGAATAGAGACTTTAGCGACCATATTTTCTAAATTAGGATCTTTGAAAGTCACAGTTTTTTGTTGATCAGCCATGGCTCCTAAAAGGGTTCCTTCTACGCGCAAAACTTTGGCTAATTCTCGTGTATCCACTTCACTAAGTAGAGGAATACTCTCTTTTTCAAGCCAATCTTGAAGAGATCTCAAACCTTGATGATGATTCCATTTGACACAGCTTTCACTAACAATAACGCCTGCGACATGAATCTTTTGAGATTCCCAATATTTCCGATCAGCCACTCCATAGTTTCCAATCAGTGGGTAGGTAAAGACAAGAATTTGTCCCGTAAAAGAAGGATCGGTCAAATTTTCATAGTATCCACACATTCCAGTCGTAAAGACGACTTCTCCATGAAATATCTTTCCTTCTTGCCAATCTGGAGCTGTCCCTACAAAAATTTTTCCATTTTGCAAAAGCAAATAGTGTTTTTTCATAAATAAGTAAAAAAAAACCATCCTATTTAGGATGGTTTGATTAAAGCCTAATTCTTTCGCTCAACAATGCGGTTTCATTACCAATAAGGCTATCTAGGAACTATCTTCTCGTCAAGAGATTTGTACTTTTAAGGATAGATAGTCATCAAATTACCTTATTTTTGAATTTGATTGGTTGCGAATCAACATAGCATTCGAATTGGGAGTGAATGGATCTAAAATGTCAGTAATCGCTTCGATCCATTCAGGCTGACGATTTAAAGCTGGAAGCCGATAAGCTAAGAGACCCTGTTCTCGAATAATCGGTAAATACTGCTGTTCAATCTCAAAAAGAGTCTCAATATGATCTGATGTGAAGCTAATAGGAACAAATAAAATATGGTGGCGTCCTTTGTGATACTTCTCAATTTGCTCACAAATATCTTGAGTATAAGGACGCAGCCACTCACCTGGACCAAATTTTGATTGGTATGCTAATAATCCTTCTCCTTTCTGAAATTTAGAAATTAAATTTTCAAAAGAAAGATTACATTCATAAGCATAGAGATCTCCTTGATCTATAAACTCTTTTGGAAGCCCATGAGCTGAAAAGAAAAAAAAGACCTCTTCCTCATTAAGATCATGAGCTTCTAAAAAGCTAATAATTAAATTTTGGATTGCCCTAATAAATGCTGGATGTGAAGGGTAAGACTTAACCCACTTAAGTTTATTAAGTGTTTTTACAGACAATTTACTTTGGAAAAGGCGAGCAATACTCCCAGTTGTTGCGTAGGTAAATTGCGGGAACATGGGGAAAACACGAATCTCTTTGGTTTGAAGAGTCTCAATAGCTTTTAAAGAATCTTCATGAGTTGAAGGCAGATAGCGGTGGAAAGTAAGTACTGGAGCCTTTAATTTTTGACTTAATGCATCTGCAATATATTCAGTGTCTTCATAGATAGGAGATTTTCCTCCAATCAATTTGTAATCAGCTGTGATCCTTAATGCGCGTTTTTTGGCAATTTTTCTAAAGAGATAATTATTGATGAATCGGGGAAAATAGGTTCGCACCACATCTCGATCAGTCAAAAGAGCCGATAAGAATGGTTCAATTTCGGCTAATGAACGTGGTCCTCCAAAATTTACAATCAGATAGGCTGTCATGAAACAATTTTTAGTGTATGATTGAAATTATGAAAAGAATTCTTATCTGTTTACTCTTTTTTTTCATTGGATGCACTCCTTCTACACCAAAGGTTCACTTCTGTTTGATTGGTCGGGATACTAATTGGGTCCCTTTAAATTTTGATCGAAAAACGATTCACATTAATGGATTTACAAATGCTCTTATTCAAGAGTTAAATTTACTTGAAAAGACAAATTTTCAAATTATAGATGTGAGCTGGGATCAACTTTTGCAAGGCCTAGAGAAAAAAAACTATACTGCTGTTTTAACCTCTCTTGACCCCAATGCAATCAGCAAAGAGATCTATACCTTTTCTGATCCTTTCCTATTAACTGGTCCGGTTCTTGTTACCCCAATCGATGGAGATATCCATTCTCTAGCTGATTTGGAAAATACTACCGTAGGAGCTTATGCGTATGATAATTCTGTCTTAATTCTACAAAACTATCCCTCAATCTTAATTGAAACCTATCAATCAATACTAAATGCTCTCCAAGCAGTTAAAGAGGGAAGGTTAGCAGGGGCTCTGATCCCTCATCTTGAGGCACAATCTTTTCTTGGGACAATTTATGATCAAACGCTCAGAATTTCTACTCCGCCTCTGTCAGATCAGGGATTGCGTTTAATCACATTGAAAAACCAACACCCGAATTTAATAAAAAATTTTAATCATGGTTTGAAAAAGCTTCAAAAAAATGGCAATTATTGTACATTACAAAGACGATTTCGTCTAACTGGAAAGTAAATTTTGATTGAAGAAATTGTTACGATATTCAAAGCTCGTGTCTTTCAAGGAAACCGTATATTAATTTAAGGAGCACCAATGAAAAAATATTTTGCGATTCTTTTAATTTTTTCCTCTGCTTGCATTTTTGCAAACACCCTCTCTAATTCTGATGAAACTAAAGATAGGATTGAACATTTTTCTCAAAATGATGACGAAGAAGAAAGATCCATTCCATACTGTTTTGGAGAAGATGATGAAGATCCTACTAATAAATACATAGAATTGAGACTCGCTTCAAATAGACTTGTTTTGCAGGAATCTGAAGATGATGAAAAAAAACAAGCTTGAGGGTTCAATATATTTATCAATTTTTTCTCATAGTTAATTCTGATTAAACTGGAAGATTTCTTCAAATCCTAAACATTGATCGATCAAAAGAAATCTTCCATTTATTTTTTCACTTATCTCAATCAGTTCCTTTTTCTCCATATCTATTAAATTTAATGTTTGAATCCTTTGTTAATTAAGTTAAATCAGAAATGTTTGGATATTTTTTACAAAAAAAAGTCTGATCTATTAAAACCGTAGATTTAATAGTAAATAAAATTACTGGAGTATCGATGGATAAATATGATCTCATTGTGATTGGAACGGGACCTGCTGGAGAAAAAGCGGCTGTAAAAGCCGCTTATTTCCATTATAAAGTTGCAATTATCGAAAAAGCCATCCGATATGGCGGAGCTGGAGTGAATACGGGCACCCTGCCTTCAAAAACTTTAAAAGAAACCTCGCTCTATCTATCTGGTAAGTATGATCAAGGATTATATGGAATTGACCGAAATATTGAAGAAGCGATGTCGATTAAGACTTTCATGTATAGGAAGAATTGGATTATTGAAACAGAATCAAATGCAGTGCGTAATAACCTAATACGCCATGGAGTGGATATTTATCATGGAGAGGCCTCTTTTCTTGATGCTAATACAATTAAAATCACAAAAGAAGAAGAGACGATCCTTTTAAAAGCCTCTTATATTATTATTGCAACTGGATCCTATCCTTTTCATCCCAAGACCATTCCTTTTGATGGAGTAAGGATTCATGATTCCGATATGATTCTTAACATCACACATTATCCTCTCTCTCTTGCTGTCTTGGGTGCTGGAGTGATTGGATGTGAATATGCAACAATTTTTTCAACTTCTGGAACAAAAGTCTCTTTAATTAATAGAAATGAAAATATTCTTCCTTTCATTGATCAGCAAATTGTCAGAAATTTTATTGAATCAATGCAAAATGATCATATTGATCTACTTTTCAACCAATCAATTGCAAAAATTGAACCCCCTTCTAAACCTGAAGAGAAGGTAAAATTGATCTTTAAATCGGGTGGTGTTTTAAGTACAGATATGTTTCTATTTGCTGCAGGACGTAATGGAAATACAAAAGCTCTTCATCTCGATAGAATCGGAATTACGGTCACCTCAAGAGAAACAATTCCTATCAATGAAAATTATCAAACAGTAGTACCGAATATCTATGCAGTTGGAGATGTCATTGGTTTCCCTGCTCTTGCTAGTGCAGGCATGGATCAAGGACGTATTGCTGTAGCACATATTTTTCACACCAAGGACATCGAAGAAATTGCTCGCATCTTCCCTTATGGAATTTATACAATCCCTGAAATTTCAACTGCAGGAATTTCTGAAGAAGAGGCTAAACAGAAAGGCTTCGCTTATGCGACTGGAGTGGCTTACCATAAAGATATGCCACGCGGGAAAATTATGGGTATAGAAAAGGGATTATTAAAACTTATCTTTTCTCGTGATGACCTTGTGGTTCAAGGTGTGCATATTATTGGTCCTTTAGCCACAGAATTAATTCATCACGGTGTCGGGTTGATTGAAGGGAAAAGGACTATTCTTGACATCATAGGTAAGGTTTACAACCATCCTACGTTGCACGATTTGTATAAATATGCTGCTTATGATGGTCTGGGAAATGTGTCAGGATACAAGATCAAGTAAATTGATTCAAAGCAGTTGATCTTTTGATCGCCTTGTGATTATTGTGGTCAGCAAATATGAAAAAATCGACGCTCATAAAAAGCCTTTTCGAAGTTGGACTTCTTATTCTATTCGCTCTTCTTTACTGGTCTTCTATTTTAATTGAAGAAGATATAAAAGCTATGCGTTTAGAAATGAAACAACTCAAATTCGATCTCTCGCGTTTAGGACAAAAGATAGACTCTTCAAAACTATCAGAAGTTAAAAAAAATTCCTTTCAGACAAATGCTACCTTTTCCAATATCCTCCAAGAAGATCCTTATTTTGCAAAAATACTCCCTAATCTAATTGGGGAAGATTTTGAACCCAAAGGTGTGGTGAAGGAAGCAATGATTAGCCAACCTGATAATCTCCATCCCTTTAATCCATTCTGGAATGTTTTTCAACTATACTCTCTCTGCACAGTGCGATTAGGAGATCATACATTCGGCAAATATGAAACACTAGCTTCAGATATGGCTCTTCGTATTGAAGCTCGTCCTCGTAATGACCTTCCTGATACCCAAGAGTACTGGGTATTTTTAAGAGAAGATGTTTACTGGCATCCTCTTAACCCAGCTCACTTCCCTAGTTCTTTGAAACTTGATCCTCATTTCTTTGAGAAACACCCTGTGACATCTTATGATTTCAAATTTGCTTACGATGCAGTCATGAATCCTTACGTATCTGAAGGTAAGGCTGTTGCACTTAGAACTTATTTTGTTGATATCGAAGAATTCAAAGTGATTGATGAGTATACATTTGTGATAAGATGGAAACCCTACGAAACACCAAATCATGAAATGAAGGTAAAATACACTTCTCTAAATCTGATGGCTGGTTTACAGCCTCTTCCTTGCTTTGTCTATCAATATTTTGCAGATGGAATCAAGATTATAGAAGATAGTAGTGATAAGGATGTCTATCAGAAAAATTCAATTTGGGCACAAAATTTTTCTCAACATTGGGCCAAAAATGTGATTGTAAGCTGTGGGCCATATCTTTTCGATGGAATGAATGATGAAGGTATTCAGCTAAAACGCAATCCAGATTATTACAATCCTTACAAGGTACTTGTAGAAGGCATTTACTATCGTTTTAAAGAGAGCACAGATGCAATATGGCAAGATTTCAAAACAGGAAAAGTGGATTTATGTCACCTGGCTTCTAATCAATTACCAGAGCTTGAAAGATTTTTAGGGAGCGAAGAATATGCACAACAAAAAGCACAGGGAGATGAAATTAAATTTATCGATTACGTAGATCTGAGTTTTTACTATTTAGGATGGAATACAATTAAACCTTTTTTTTCTAACCCTAAGTTACGTAAAGCAATGACCTTAGCAATTGATAGAAAACGCATTATTGAACAAAATTTAAATGATATGGCCATACATATCAATGGCCCCTTTTTTCGATACTCTCCTTCATATGATGAAACCATTCCTCTTCCTCCTTTTAATCCAGATGAAGCTTGTGCACTTTTGGATGCTGAAGATTGGATTGATAGTGATGGAGATGGAGTGCGTGAAAAATTCATTGATGGTCAAAAAGTCCTCTTTCAATTCAAACTTTTCTATTTTGTCAAAAACCTCTCATCAAAAATTATTGCTGAGTATATTAGCTCAGCTTTACGTGAAGTTGGAGTTGAATGTCAATTGGCTGGACTCGATCTTGCTGATCTTTCACGTCAATTCCATGATAAAAGTTTTGATGCGATTTTTATGGGATGGAAAATTGGATTTCCCCCAGAAGATCCGAGTCCGATTTGGCACTCCACAGGAGCAAAAAAGAAAGGTTCCCCAAATGCGATTGGTTTTGCTTCTCCTGAGATCGATGCAATCATTGAGTCGCTAAATTATGAGTATGATATAGAAAAACGCCTTCTTCTTTATCATAAATTTCATCGAGAAATTGATCAAGAGGCTCCCTATACTTTTCTCTACACTCCTAAAATTCGTCTTCTCTATCGAGAATATATTAAAAATATCTTTATTCCTAGGGAAAGAGATGATTTAATTCCAGGTGCAAATATTTCTGAGCCGAATATAGAACTGATTTGGATAGAAAAGTGATCGCTTATATTGTACGCCGTATCCTTTTGCTACCTCTCACACTTTTTGTAATCATTCTTGTGAATTTTATCATTTTAAATTTAGCTCCTGGTGATCCAATTCACCAGGCGAATATGAGTACAACTGGGGAAGCAAGTTACAGTAGTACCAACGGAGGGATGGTAGATGAAAATCAATATCTCACCTTTCGCGAACATTATGGCTTAACTCTTCCAATGCTTTTTAATACTTGGCCTTCTCTTTCCAGAGATAAAATTCATCAAGGGCTTGATCAAATCATCAATGCAAAAAAAGAAGGAAATACTCAAAACTATTATGCATTAAAAACTCGCTGGGGAGACCGAGCTAAATTTATTATGGCTTATCTTTTAAATGAAGCACTAGATAACCATAACTCTTTTACAAAACGCCAGATAGCAGCTAACCTCTTTATCCGAGGAGGAATTCGTCAAGGATATGTTGGAGCCACTCTTTCATCACAAAATCGCATAAAAAATCAAAAAATCGCTAATACCAATTTAACATTAAGCGAATTACATATTCTAGAAGACGATACTATCGAAGAACTGAATCGAAAAGTATCTCAACTAGCAGCATGGTTTCAAGATAAAAGAGCAAAAACAGAAGAAAGAACAGATGGATGGAGAAAAATAGAAATCTTTTTATTTCACACACGTTTTTTTCGCTATTTAAATCGCATTTTTACTCTTAATTTTGGCACACTAAGGAATGATAATAATAAAACTGTTATCAGTGAAGTTACAAAACGAGTCAAATATTCACTGACTCTTACCCTGATTCCCATGCTGATCACATTTGTGCTCTGCCAAATTTTTGGAATGGTCATGGCATTAATGCAAAATCAATGGCCCGACTACCTATTAAATATTCTCTTTTTGATCCTATTCGCTATTCCTATTTTTGTCGCTGCTCCCTTTTTGATTGAAAAAATTGCTTTACATCATACATTCTTATTTACTAAAGTTCCTATGCCTCATAGTGGGTTCCATAGTCCCTTAGAAATCTACCAAACTTATACATCACCAGAAAGATTAGCTGATATTTCTCTCCATCTGTTTTTACCCTTAATCGCTGTGATCTATGGAAACCTAGCGATCCAATCTCGTCTTTCAAGAACAGCCTTTTTAGAAGTACTCCATCAAGATCATGTGCGCACAGCTCGTGCAAAAGGGCTAAAAAGAATGCGTATTCTTTTTCACCATGTTGCACGCAATGGATCTATTACGATTATCACCTCCCTAACTGCTTCTCTTGGAATAGTGCTTGGAGGTTCGTTAATTATAGAAACTATTTTTGAAATTAATGGATTTGGACGGTTCTTTTATGTTGCTATTTTAAATAGAGATTATAATGTTATCCTCTTTTCAGCTTTTGCAGGATCATTATTGACACTCATTGGATATTTTCTTGCTGACATTGCTTATACAGTGCTTGACCCAAGGATTAGTTTAGAATGAATCGATATAATTATTGGAACTTAGTCTGGCAAGATTTTAGAAAAAGTAAAAAAGGTCTGTTGGCTCTTTATCTTCTTGGAGTATTTTTTCTTGTTGGCCTTTATGCTCCCTTATTTGCTTCTGGAAAACCTCTCCTCGTTCTCTGGCAAGGAAAGGTGTATTCACCACTATTACGCTATCTTTTCTATCCCGGGTATTATACTAAATCGATTGACCTGTTTTATAATTTATTTATGTTTACTTTTCCTGTTGCTATTTTAGGTGGTTGGATCTTTAAAAAAAAAGTGAGGAGTTTTTTTTTTATTGTTTTAGCTTTCCTCCATTGCATGATATTTGGATGTATTCTATCTGGGATGATAAAAAATCCAGAAAGAGAATCTAGGTTACAGCCTTCTCTTAAAGAAGCATTAGCAGCAAGAAAAATCTATCGAGAAGATCCTCTACTGACTCCTTATGAACCTCTACTTACCTGGAACTTTGAGCTAAAACATCTCTCTTCTTATCATCAATTAAATCTCCTGCTAAAACACTGGCAAAGGCAGACACAGGAAAAAAAACTCATGCCGTATATTCAAAAATACCAGACAGATACTGGGCGGGAACCCCCTATTCTTTCAGTAAGTACAAAACATTATCAGAATCAATTAAAGCAAGATTTGAAAAAAAAAATTGATACCACTACTGAACTCTATCAAAAAAGCCTCGATCAACTTCCATTCTTAATACATGCTTACACACCTCATTCTCATGCCTATATTATGGCAAAGTACCTATTAGAACATGCCTCTTCAGAAGAGCATGAAAAGACTCTGAATCATTACCAACAAGTCATTGATGCATCTTATGATGTACGAACTCCCCTTATTCAAACACTTAATCGTATTGCAATACATAGAAAAGCGATTGAATCGCTGACCTACCTAGAAGATAAAGAACAATGGCTGGAAAGTGAAAATCCTCATTTCCAGGTATTGATTCCTCCTTTCTTACGAAATTTTCATTGGGAAGAAGATGCTGGTGGATCACAAAGATTAAATAGTTATCTACCCATTTGGGAGCTAACACGAGTGAATAGAAAAGATTTATTTGCCAGTCTCTTATTTGGAATTCGAGTCTCTTTGATGATTGGTCTCACTGCGGTTGGTCTTTCTTTGCTGATTGGCGTCCCTCTAGGAATGGTTGCTGGATATTTCGGAGGAAAATGTGACCTTATTGTCTGTCGTTTTATTGAAATTTGGGAAACAATGCCGACATTTCTTATGCTTCTACTTATTGTGTCTATTATGCACAAGAAATCTATTTTCCTAATTGTCATAGTCTTGGGTATTTTTGGATGGACAACTTTTTGCCGTTTCATTCGTGCTGAAACACTTAAACAGCGTATATTACCCTATGTCATCGCCTGCAAAAGTCTTGGCTATCCGCATCGAAAAATTATGTTTTCTCATATTCTTCCAAATGCGATTCCTCCAGTTTTAACGATCCTTTCTTTTTCTATGATGGCTGCAATTACGAGTGAAGCAGGAATATCTTTTCTTGGCTTAGGTGAAGAAAAGTCTACCTCTTGGGGAATGTTAATGGAGGAAGGACGTGCAATGTTTCCTAGTGAAAGTTACCTCCTTTGGCCCCCTGCCATTCTCTTAACACTCCTGCTAGTCAGTATTGCAATTGTTGGTGATACACTCCGAGATGCAATCGATCCAAAAATGCGCCATTAATTTACAGATGAGATAGCTCCTAAATCAATGGAATGCAATTAGAGACTACTTAAAAAAATATCCAGTACGGAAATTTATACTCACATAGTTAATAGAGATAATTAGAGAACGATCAAAAAAAGAAACTTGAATTTCAAAAAATGCTCTCTTAGATAAATGCTTTATATACGAGGAAGGATTGTCTACGATTTTCAGAATCGCTATTTAGCAAATCTTTAATCTCTTCGTCCATTGGATAAGAAACCTGAATTTTACTCCCTATATTTAAATAAGATATGATTATCTA contains:
- the carA gene encoding glutamine-hydrolyzing carbamoyl-phosphate synthase small subunit, whose translation is MKKHYLLLQNGKIFVGTAPDWQEGKIFHGEVVFTTGMCGYYENLTDPSFTGQILVFTYPLIGNYGVADRKYWESQKIHVAGVIVSESCVKWNHHQGLRSLQDWLEKESIPLLSEVDTRELAKVLRVEGTLLGAMADQQKTVTFKDPNLENMVAKVSIPNKIFYGKGKKRVIAVDCGMKDSMIFYLQKFPIEIIRVPYNYDYSEETFDGIFLSNGPGDPAKCVETIAILKKVMERKTPIFGVCLGSQLLALAAGAKTYKLPFGHRGQNQPCINLETRKCYVTSQNHGFAINENTLPKDWKIIFRNLNDGSVEGFGHAFLPFYTVQFHPEASPGPTDTRWFFDRFYACLVKEL
- the hemH gene encoding ferrochelatase, with amino-acid sequence MTAYLIVNFGGPRSLAEIEPFLSALLTDRDVVRTYFPRFINNYLFRKIAKKRALRITADYKLIGGKSPIYEDTEYIADALSQKLKAPVLTFHRYLPSTHEDSLKAIETLQTKEIRVFPMFPQFTYATTGSIARLFQSKLSVKTLNKLKWVKSYPSHPAFIRAIQNLIISFLEAHDLNEEEVFFFFSAHGLPKEFIDQGDLYAYECNLSFENLISKFQKGEGLLAYQSKFGPGEWLRPYTQDICEQIEKYHKGRHHILFVPISFTSDHIETLFEIEQQYLPIIREQGLLAYRLPALNRQPEWIEAITDILDPFTPNSNAMLIRNQSNSKIR
- a CDS encoding transporter substrate-binding domain-containing protein; amino-acid sequence: MKRILICLLFFFIGCTPSTPKVHFCLIGRDTNWVPLNFDRKTIHINGFTNALIQELNLLEKTNFQIIDVSWDQLLQGLEKKNYTAVLTSLDPNAISKEIYTFSDPFLLTGPVLVTPIDGDIHSLADLENTTVGAYAYDNSVLILQNYPSILIETYQSILNALQAVKEGRLAGALIPHLEAQSFLGTIYDQTLRISTPPLSDQGLRLITLKNQHPNLIKNFNHGLKKLQKNGNYCTLQRRFRLTGK
- the sthA gene encoding Si-specific NAD(P)(+) transhydrogenase, whose product is MDKYDLIVIGTGPAGEKAAVKAAYFHYKVAIIEKAIRYGGAGVNTGTLPSKTLKETSLYLSGKYDQGLYGIDRNIEEAMSIKTFMYRKNWIIETESNAVRNNLIRHGVDIYHGEASFLDANTIKITKEEETILLKASYIIIATGSYPFHPKTIPFDGVRIHDSDMILNITHYPLSLAVLGAGVIGCEYATIFSTSGTKVSLINRNENILPFIDQQIVRNFIESMQNDHIDLLFNQSIAKIEPPSKPEEKVKLIFKSGGVLSTDMFLFAAGRNGNTKALHLDRIGITVTSRETIPINENYQTVVPNIYAVGDVIGFPALASAGMDQGRIAVAHIFHTKDIEEIARIFPYGIYTIPEISTAGISEEEAKQKGFAYATGVAYHKDMPRGKIMGIEKGLLKLIFSRDDLVVQGVHIIGPLATELIHHGVGLIEGKRTILDIIGKVYNHPTLHDLYKYAAYDGLGNVSGYKIK
- a CDS encoding ABC transporter substrate-binding protein yields the protein MKKSTLIKSLFEVGLLILFALLYWSSILIEEDIKAMRLEMKQLKFDLSRLGQKIDSSKLSEVKKNSFQTNATFSNILQEDPYFAKILPNLIGEDFEPKGVVKEAMISQPDNLHPFNPFWNVFQLYSLCTVRLGDHTFGKYETLASDMALRIEARPRNDLPDTQEYWVFLREDVYWHPLNPAHFPSSLKLDPHFFEKHPVTSYDFKFAYDAVMNPYVSEGKAVALRTYFVDIEEFKVIDEYTFVIRWKPYETPNHEMKVKYTSLNLMAGLQPLPCFVYQYFADGIKIIEDSSDKDVYQKNSIWAQNFSQHWAKNVIVSCGPYLFDGMNDEGIQLKRNPDYYNPYKVLVEGIYYRFKESTDAIWQDFKTGKVDLCHLASNQLPELERFLGSEEYAQQKAQGDEIKFIDYVDLSFYYLGWNTIKPFFSNPKLRKAMTLAIDRKRIIEQNLNDMAIHINGPFFRYSPSYDETIPLPPFNPDEACALLDAEDWIDSDGDGVREKFIDGQKVLFQFKLFYFVKNLSSKIIAEYISSALREVGVECQLAGLDLADLSRQFHDKSFDAIFMGWKIGFPPEDPSPIWHSTGAKKKGSPNAIGFASPEIDAIIESLNYEYDIEKRLLLYHKFHREIDQEAPYTFLYTPKIRLLYREYIKNIFIPRERDDLIPGANISEPNIELIWIEK
- a CDS encoding ABC transporter permease yields the protein MIAYIVRRILLLPLTLFVIILVNFIILNLAPGDPIHQANMSTTGEASYSSTNGGMVDENQYLTFREHYGLTLPMLFNTWPSLSRDKIHQGLDQIINAKKEGNTQNYYALKTRWGDRAKFIMAYLLNEALDNHNSFTKRQIAANLFIRGGIRQGYVGATLSSQNRIKNQKIANTNLTLSELHILEDDTIEELNRKVSQLAAWFQDKRAKTEERTDGWRKIEIFLFHTRFFRYLNRIFTLNFGTLRNDNNKTVISEVTKRVKYSLTLTLIPMLITFVLCQIFGMVMALMQNQWPDYLLNILFLILFAIPIFVAAPFLIEKIALHHTFLFTKVPMPHSGFHSPLEIYQTYTSPERLADISLHLFLPLIAVIYGNLAIQSRLSRTAFLEVLHQDHVRTARAKGLKRMRILFHHVARNGSITIITSLTASLGIVLGGSLIIETIFEINGFGRFFYVAILNRDYNVILFSAFAGSLLTLIGYFLADIAYTVLDPRISLE
- a CDS encoding ABC transporter permease subunit, producing the protein MNRYNYWNLVWQDFRKSKKGLLALYLLGVFFLVGLYAPLFASGKPLLVLWQGKVYSPLLRYLFYPGYYTKSIDLFYNLFMFTFPVAILGGWIFKKKVRSFFFIVLAFLHCMIFGCILSGMIKNPERESRLQPSLKEALAARKIYREDPLLTPYEPLLTWNFELKHLSSYHQLNLLLKHWQRQTQEKKLMPYIQKYQTDTGREPPILSVSTKHYQNQLKQDLKKKIDTTTELYQKSLDQLPFLIHAYTPHSHAYIMAKYLLEHASSEEHEKTLNHYQQVIDASYDVRTPLIQTLNRIAIHRKAIESLTYLEDKEQWLESENPHFQVLIPPFLRNFHWEEDAGGSQRLNSYLPIWELTRVNRKDLFASLLFGIRVSLMIGLTAVGLSLLIGVPLGMVAGYFGGKCDLIVCRFIEIWETMPTFLMLLLIVSIMHKKSIFLIVIVLGIFGWTTFCRFIRAETLKQRILPYVIACKSLGYPHRKIMFSHILPNAIPPVLTILSFSMMAAITSEAGISFLGLGEEKSTSWGMLMEEGRAMFPSESYLLWPPAILLTLLLVSIAIVGDTLRDAIDPKMRH